One window from the genome of Phycisphaerae bacterium encodes:
- a CDS encoding MFS transporter — protein sequence MADTAVSVRKTPLRDILAYAMGDGANSLVMNTFYSFAMLYYTKAMGMSGTNAGVAMAITTLWDAITDPLMGHITDNTRSRFGRRHPYMLIGGFAMVLCFYGIWAVPMTFRTPQLLFWYLVVMNVLLRTASTVFAVPFVALGFEICTDYNQRTTLQSVRGAVNMAVNLTGPAILGWAVFLRDRDGEIGSGVTIPDNFKHMGFAFSAIALFFLLYTVFATRKYAVDSRNNPEVRSNRLGDILRNLTAVLLDPLPRMVFVFIAVLFIAVVLVTSLQMFIYVDFMKFTGVEKTLVHGSTMIAAAIGAILAAPLVRRLDKKPAIFVLLAGACCGNIVLVLLFGTGLVRPGSTPFTVAGQATSVATLVFLVFHVCYHLGATSANTIANSMMADVSEINRYYTGVLKDGSYSAMLSFVLKMSISFGQLLCGLCLDAIGYDSNAEHQPVEVARRMMFVAFAAGSLITLLALVWIVRYPVNRKYMYEIKAALTGVAPHCRYCGYNLTGNVSGICPECGAPIASESSPA from the coding sequence ATGGCTGATACCGCAGTATCCGTCCGGAAGACCCCACTGCGAGATATCCTCGCCTACGCGATGGGCGACGGGGCAAACTCCCTGGTCATGAACACGTTCTACAGCTTCGCGATGCTGTACTACACCAAGGCGATGGGAATGAGCGGTACCAACGCGGGCGTTGCCATGGCGATTACCACCTTGTGGGACGCGATCACCGACCCGCTGATGGGGCACATTACCGACAATACGCGCTCGCGATTCGGCCGGCGGCATCCTTACATGCTGATCGGCGGTTTCGCGATGGTGCTGTGTTTCTACGGCATCTGGGCGGTGCCCATGACCTTCCGAACGCCGCAGCTCCTGTTTTGGTATCTCGTCGTCATGAACGTGTTGCTGCGAACCGCAAGCACGGTGTTTGCCGTGCCCTTCGTCGCGTTGGGCTTCGAGATCTGCACCGACTATAACCAGCGGACCACGCTCCAGAGCGTGCGAGGCGCCGTGAACATGGCGGTCAATCTGACCGGCCCCGCGATACTGGGTTGGGCCGTGTTCCTCCGCGACCGCGACGGGGAGATCGGCAGCGGCGTCACGATTCCCGACAACTTCAAACATATGGGCTTCGCCTTTTCCGCGATCGCCCTGTTTTTCCTGCTATATACGGTGTTTGCGACGCGCAAGTACGCCGTCGACTCTCGCAACAACCCTGAGGTCCGCAGCAATAGGCTTGGCGATATCCTGCGCAATCTGACTGCCGTCCTGCTTGATCCGCTGCCCAGAATGGTGTTCGTCTTCATCGCCGTGCTGTTTATCGCCGTTGTACTGGTTACCTCGTTGCAGATGTTCATCTATGTCGACTTCATGAAGTTCACGGGGGTCGAGAAAACGCTGGTGCACGGCAGCACGATGATTGCCGCCGCCATCGGCGCCATCCTGGCGGCTCCACTCGTTCGACGGCTGGACAAAAAACCGGCCATCTTTGTCCTTCTGGCCGGGGCGTGTTGCGGAAACATCGTCCTCGTGCTGCTGTTTGGCACCGGTCTCGTGCGTCCGGGCAGCACTCCGTTCACCGTTGCAGGCCAGGCCACTTCCGTGGCAACGCTTGTGTTCCTGGTTTTTCATGTGTGCTACCACTTGGGCGCCACCTCGGCCAACACCATCGCCAATTCCATGATGGCCGACGTGTCCGAAATCAACAGGTACTATACCGGAGTCCTGAAGGACGGCAGCTATTCGGCAATGCTGAGCTTCGTGTTGAAGATGTCGATCTCCTTTGGCCAGCTTCTGTGCGGTCTTTGCCTCGATGCGATCGGCTATGACTCGAATGCCGAGCACCAGCCGGTGGAAGTGGCCCGGAGAATGATGTTCGTCGCTTTTGCTGCCGGCTCGCTGATCACTCTCCTGGCTTTGGTCTGGATCGTACGTTATCCGGTGAACCGCAAGTACATGTATGAAATCAAAGCCGCCCTGACAGGGGTGGCACCTCACTGCCGATACTGTGGATACAACCTGACAGGCAACGTGTCCGGCATCTGCCCTGAATGCGGGGCCCCGATCGCAAGCGAGAGCTCGCCGGCGTGA
- the prmC gene encoding peptide chain release factor N(5)-glutamine methyltransferase yields the protein MADTGEQPTVWTIGRLLDWTAKWFREKQVEGGRLAAELLLARALNCRKIDLYTRYDSEPSEDQRRAFRELVRQAGDHTPIAYLLGSREFFSLEFQVGPAVLIPRPETEALAQRMIDLCRSTRERRWRILDLGTGSGCVAVAVAKYAPNAVLVASDISEEALAVARANIEHHGLSDRIRTVVADGFALPAECIPEGGFDAVVSNPPYISEAVYANLPPNIRDHEPRVALVPPCSDGLEMYRRFASEAPAVLGPGGRLLAEIGHDQLAAVQEIFQAAARWTFIGTHRDKTDPHERVVELQLR from the coding sequence ATGGCAGACACGGGTGAACAGCCAACGGTTTGGACGATAGGCCGGCTCTTGGACTGGACCGCCAAGTGGTTTCGGGAAAAGCAGGTTGAAGGGGGTCGCTTGGCCGCCGAGTTGCTGCTTGCCCGGGCACTCAACTGCCGCAAGATCGACCTCTATACGCGATACGACAGCGAGCCAAGCGAGGATCAGCGACGGGCTTTTCGCGAACTGGTCCGCCAAGCAGGCGATCATACGCCGATCGCCTACCTGCTCGGCTCCCGGGAGTTCTTCTCGTTGGAGTTTCAGGTCGGTCCGGCGGTGCTCATCCCGCGGCCCGAGACCGAGGCCCTCGCCCAGCGGATGATCGATCTGTGCCGCTCGACCCGTGAGCGGCGGTGGCGGATCCTTGACCTGGGCACGGGTAGCGGGTGTGTGGCGGTGGCGGTCGCCAAGTACGCGCCGAATGCCGTGCTGGTGGCCAGCGATATCTCCGAGGAGGCCTTGGCCGTGGCCCGGGCCAACATCGAGCATCATGGCCTGAGCGATCGGATCCGGACGGTTGTTGCCGATGGATTCGCCTTGCCGGCCGAGTGCATCCCCGAAGGTGGTTTCGATGCCGTGGTGTCCAATCCTCCGTATATCAGCGAGGCCGTCTACGCGAACCTGCCGCCGAACATCCGCGACCATGAGCCGAGAGTCGCCCTTGTGCCCCCATGCTCTGACGGCTTGGAGATGTATCGGCGGTTCGCCTCGGAAGCGCCGGCGGTGCTGGGTCCCGGCGGCAGGCTGCTGGCCGAAATCGGGCATGACCAGTTGGCGGCTGTGCAGGAGATCTTCCAGGCCGCCGCCCGGTGGACCTTCATCGGCACACATCGCGACAAGACCGATCCGCATGAACGGGTGGTGGAGTTGCAGTTGCGGTAG
- a CDS encoding prolyl oligopeptidase family serine peptidase produces the protein MFHQIELSARLWSAYTAQVATNPRSIGPVEGRRAYLDGCNCQEASGVIEAREFEQLPTRPIRWRYLLARPCQQSPQDRWPLLLFLHGAGERGEDLAMVKRHGPLKVLEQGMDLPFVIAAPQCPPGKWWNNHMLIEFLDHLLATNQIDPDRVYLTGLSMGGFGTWNLATEFPERFAAIAPVCGGGYWFLADQLRDVPVWAFHGARDDVIPLEESERMIRAIQAAGGDARLTVYPEAGHDAWTQTYSNPELYQWFLSHRRT, from the coding sequence GTGTTTCATCAGATCGAGCTGTCCGCTCGCCTGTGGTCCGCGTATACTGCGCAGGTCGCGACCAATCCGCGGAGTATCGGACCTGTGGAAGGCCGCCGCGCGTATCTGGACGGTTGCAACTGCCAGGAGGCCTCCGGCGTGATCGAGGCCAGGGAATTCGAGCAGCTTCCGACCCGCCCCATTCGGTGGCGATATCTACTGGCCCGGCCGTGTCAGCAGTCGCCCCAGGATCGCTGGCCGCTATTGCTGTTTCTTCACGGGGCCGGCGAACGAGGCGAAGACCTGGCCATGGTGAAGCGCCACGGACCGCTCAAGGTTCTGGAGCAGGGCATGGATCTACCGTTCGTCATCGCCGCCCCCCAGTGCCCGCCCGGCAAGTGGTGGAATAACCACATGCTCATCGAGTTCCTCGACCACCTGCTGGCGACGAACCAGATCGATCCAGATCGCGTGTACCTGACGGGGCTGAGCATGGGCGGTTTCGGGACCTGGAACCTGGCCACCGAGTTTCCGGAACGCTTTGCGGCCATCGCTCCGGTCTGTGGTGGGGGATACTGGTTCCTCGCGGACCAGCTCAGGGACGTTCCGGTATGGGCCTTTCACGGGGCCAGGGATGACGTGATCCCGCTGGAAGAATCGGAGCGAATGATTCGGGCGATTCAGGCCGCCGGGGGCGATGCCCGGCTTACGGTTTACCCGGAGGCCGGGCACGATGCATGGACGCAAACGTACTCCAACCCCGAACTCTACCAGTGGTTCCTCAGCCACCGGCGAACATGA
- a CDS encoding cytidylate kinase-like family protein — translation MLTRPMSELPGLSRIIEKQMRNWELGRMQRPEVFVTQRQEFAPFVTIANICGAGGREVAQALSERLGWPVFDREILTLMARDDDVRESLYRSMDERDLNWFENVFRTLVQQEFRKNDYFHRLTQVVLWLARQGPAIYIGRSVDLILPQDKGLRVKIVAPMERCIDNFVRFSNVSREQARREIERIERERREFVENHFHIDPQTATRFDLQIRVDRFTTSQVVDLIVCAMKARGVAH, via the coding sequence ATGCTGACCAGACCGATGTCAGAACTGCCGGGCCTCTCAAGGATTATCGAGAAACAGATGCGGAACTGGGAGCTTGGGCGGATGCAACGTCCGGAGGTGTTTGTCACCCAGCGTCAGGAATTTGCCCCCTTCGTCACCATCGCCAACATATGCGGCGCCGGCGGCAGAGAGGTTGCTCAGGCGCTGTCCGAGCGGCTTGGCTGGCCGGTATTCGACCGCGAGATTCTCACCCTCATGGCTCGCGACGACGATGTTCGTGAATCTCTCTACCGTTCGATGGACGAGCGCGACCTGAACTGGTTCGAAAACGTGTTTCGGACGCTGGTCCAGCAGGAATTCCGCAAGAACGACTACTTTCATCGTCTGACGCAGGTGGTCTTGTGGCTGGCGCGGCAGGGTCCGGCCATCTACATCGGTCGGTCGGTCGACCTGATTCTGCCTCAGGACAAGGGCTTGCGGGTCAAGATCGTGGCCCCGATGGAACGGTGCATCGACAACTTCGTCCGGTTCAGCAACGTCAGTCGCGAACAGGCTCGGCGGGAGATCGAACGCATCGAGCGGGAACGACGGGAATTCGTTGAAAACCACTTCCACATCGACCCGCAGACCGCGACGCGGTTTGATCTGCAAATCCGCGTGGACCGGTTCACCACGTCGCAGGTGGTGGACCTGATCGTCTGCGCGATGAAGGCGCGAGGCGTTGCTCACTGA
- a CDS encoding prolipoprotein diacylglyceryl transferase, which yields MWPTLFKIPIIMVPIRSYGFMLMVGFLGGTWWAARRAARVKCDPDMVVNLGFIALVASVVGSRLFYVIHYWDEHFAGRGLWAVVDITAGGLEFYGGFVGALIALLVYMKIRRVSIRLYLDIVTPSLMFGMAMARIGCFLNGCCWGGPCPEHLPWAVRFPYASPALYRQWEERQVTLPAELITINSAGIPSPLNRDLLNLTPEELEGPRVRLEQAESALNEAQTAGADEQTLTRLRKKKETRAKEKQRADNNVASLQTQLKRYHLTASEFADLARQYGRTTPLHPVQLYASINGLLLAVLLNEIFYRRKRHGVVFAVLLMLYPAARIMEEMIRIDNPHDTAGLTISQFVSVLLFLLGVGLYYALKRMPERSPLAVPFIPPTELPPKKKRRG from the coding sequence ATGTGGCCTACGCTCTTCAAGATCCCCATCATCATGGTGCCGATTCGCAGCTATGGTTTCATGCTCATGGTCGGGTTCCTTGGCGGTACCTGGTGGGCGGCAAGGCGGGCGGCAAGGGTCAAGTGCGACCCCGATATGGTGGTCAACCTCGGATTCATCGCTTTGGTGGCCAGCGTGGTCGGGTCGCGACTGTTCTATGTGATTCACTACTGGGACGAGCACTTCGCGGGTCGGGGTTTGTGGGCCGTCGTGGACATCACCGCCGGCGGCCTCGAGTTCTATGGCGGCTTCGTCGGAGCCCTGATTGCTCTTCTCGTCTACATGAAGATCCGCAGAGTATCCATCCGTCTGTACCTCGACATTGTGACGCCGTCTTTGATGTTCGGCATGGCCATGGCCAGGATCGGGTGTTTCCTGAACGGGTGCTGTTGGGGCGGCCCCTGCCCCGAGCACCTGCCGTGGGCGGTGAGGTTCCCATATGCCAGTCCGGCACTGTACAGGCAGTGGGAGGAACGCCAAGTGACATTGCCCGCCGAACTGATCACCATCAATTCCGCCGGTATTCCCTCACCACTCAACCGTGATCTGCTCAATTTGACCCCTGAGGAGTTGGAGGGGCCGCGCGTTAGGCTTGAACAGGCCGAGTCGGCTCTTAACGAGGCCCAGACTGCGGGAGCCGATGAGCAGACCCTGACCAGGCTGCGCAAGAAAAAAGAAACGCGGGCGAAGGAAAAACAACGAGCGGACAACAACGTGGCAAGTCTGCAAACCCAGTTGAAAAGATATCACCTGACGGCATCGGAATTCGCCGACTTGGCCCGACAGTACGGCAGGACGACGCCTCTCCACCCCGTGCAGCTTTATGCCTCCATCAATGGGCTGCTCCTGGCCGTTTTGCTGAATGAGATCTTCTATCGCCGCAAACGCCACGGCGTCGTTTTTGCCGTTCTCCTGATGCTCTATCCTGCCGCCCGGATCATGGAAGAGATGATCCGCATTGACAATCCGCACGATACCGCCGGCCTGACCATCTCCCAGTTCGTCAGCGTCCTGCTGTTTCTGCTCGGCGTCGGCCTGTATTACGCTCTTAAAAGAATGCCTGAACGTTCGCCTTTGGCCGTCCCCTTCATTCCTCCCACGGAGCTCCCCCCCAAGAAGAAGCGTCGGGGTTAG